A region of Micropterus dolomieu isolate WLL.071019.BEF.003 ecotype Adirondacks linkage group LG01, ASM2129224v1, whole genome shotgun sequence DNA encodes the following proteins:
- the myom1b gene encoding myomesin-1 isoform X2, translating into MNEDSLMHPPEFVIKPRSHTVWEKQCVRLHCTVSGWPDPRVIWYKNNVAIDPLANAGKYKLESRYNVHSLEINRCDFDDTAQYRVSAMNSKGELSAFASVVVKRFKGEFDESLPAPRHGPVSEYGITFQTHIVDKFGVSFGREGETMSLGCTVIIYPALHRYQPEIQWYRDDVLLSPSKWNHMHWSGDRATLTLTHLNKEDEGLYTLRVTTKSGYETYSAYVFVRDADAEVEGAPGAPLDVRCLDANKDYIIVTWKQPAIDGGNSILGYFVDRCEVGTTHWIQCNDTPVKFARFPVTGLVEGRSYTFRVRAVNKSGMSRPSRVSEPVAAMDPADRARMRGTSAPWTGQIIVTEEEPAEGIVPGRPLDLQITEATKNYVVLSWKPPGEKGLEGVMYYVEKCVSGTDTWQRVNTEIPVKSPRFALFDLAEGKSYSFRVRCCNSAGVGEPSDPTEATTVGDKLDIPSAPGKVIPTRNTDTSVVVSWEASRDAKELVGYYIEGSVVGSNVWEPCNNKPVNATRFICHGLVTGEKYVFKVRAVNAAGLSQFSQESEPVEVKAAIGGGIPHGVLLEMGPGGNVGQLTKHRPRWTSTHETVQSPFDTMQKCNKAQADTEARERAGAASSGLTEPEPMESKIKGGKRGSFSWAPDLAKYLVSESVSVSVSDSLTDIATAAHLDPVTAEVQDQAVETVNEPAAQQARKFSVGASANWKKARPRRESAASPTPPYGITVLECVRDAMVLAWKQPTFIGGADITGYFVDYREVIDGVPGKWHEANIRPVSERAYRVSDLKENRKYQFQVRAANIAGVGIPSLPSDTFLCEEWTIAVPGPPYDLQIREVRSDSLVLLWKPPVYQGRDPVNGFYVDIKEADAPEEAWRGVNNKATEKMYLKIKNLKEGETFLFRVRAQNKAGVGKASDVSEPVPAVTKPGTKEIVVDVDDDGIISLNFECCDMTPDSKFVWSKNYEEITDSSRLTMETKGNKSKAVFNRIGEEDIGVYSCLVTHTDGASSSYTLSEEELKRLLEISHDHKFPIIPLKSELAVELLEKGKVRFWLQAAQMSANSKVDYVFNDNLLSQGEKYKMNFDKNTGVIEMVMESLTPADEGTFTFQLHDGKATNQSSLVLIGDVFKELQKESEFQRKEWFRKQGPHFIEYLGYEVTPECCVVLKCKVGNMKKETSALWYKDGREIKADEHLGFTEGVLKLEIAQISKKDSGVYEVVLKDDRGKDTSTLNLTDQGFKDLMNEVFSFIANSSTPLKITSTDEGIRLYTFVSYYNDLLQVTWHYKDSAIAFSDRIKSGVVGEQLWLQITEPTEKDMGKYAIEFNDGKGGLRRTVELSGQAFDDAFAEFNRLKAAAIAERNRARVAGGLPDVVTIQEGKALNLTCNISGDPVPEVTWLKNDREITSDDHCILKFASGKFASFTITAVNTSDSGKYSILVKNKYGTESGDFTLEVTEGTPDLGVTSYSTDAEGNVVFGPNTPKEKMKTTVTGTKMQKQKESVTKTFPVEKVEDNEASKSKEFEVQKVDAAAEPKASDSEQTVDAKGLNCL; encoded by the exons ATGAACGAAGACAGCCTGATGCACCCCCCAGAGTTTGTGATTAAACCACGCTCCCACACTGTGTGGGAGAAGCAGTGCGTGCGGCTGCATTGCACTGTCAGTGGCTGGCCCGACCCACGGGTCATCTG GTACAAAAACAATGTGGCAATTGACCCTCTTGCCAACGCTGGCAAGTATAAACTTGAGAGCAGATACAACGTGCACTCACTGGAGATTAACAG ATGTGATTTTGATGACACAGCGCAATATCGTGTCTCTGCCATGAACTCCAAGGGAGAGCTGTCTGCATTCGCCTCCGTCGTTGTTAAGA GGTTCAAAGGTGAATTTGATGAATCCCTGCCAGCACCCAGAC ACGGCCCAGTGTCTGAGTACGGCATCACCTTCCAGACTCACATTGTTGATAAGTTTGGTGTATCGTTTGGAAGAGAGGGTGAGACCATGAGTCTGGGATGTACGGTCATCATTTACCCTGCCCTGCACCGCTACCAGCCAGAGATCCAGTGGTACAGAGACG ATGTTCTGCTGTCTCCTTCTAAATGGAACCACATGCACTGGAGTGGAGATCGAGCCACACTGACGCTCACACACCTCAACAAAGAGGACGAGGGGCTGTACACCCTGCGCGTCACCACCAAGTCTGGATATGAAACCTACTCAGCCTATGTCTTTGTCAGAG ATGCTGATGCTGAGGTTGAAGGAGCTCCCGGTGCCCCTCTGGATGTGCGCTGTCTTGATGCCAATAAAGATTACATTATTGTCACTTGGAAGCAGCCAGCGATCGATGGTGGCAACTCCATCTTGGGCTACTTTGTGGACAG ATGTGAGGTTGGAACCACACACTGGATCCAGTGCAATGACACTCCAGTTAAGTTTGCCCGTTTCCCCGTCACCGGCCTGGTGGAGGGCCGCTCCTACACCTTCCGTGTGCGTGCGGTCAACAAGAGCGGCATGAGCCGCCCGTCCCGAGTCTCTGAGCCAGTGGCTGCCATGGACCCGGCTGACCGTGCCCGCATGAGAG GTACTTCTGCCCCCTGGACCGGCCAAATCATTGTCACAGAGGAGGAGCCTGCAG AGGGCATTGTTCCTGGTAGACCTCTTGATCTGCAGATAACAGAGGCAACCAAGAACTATGTGGTGCTGAGCTGGAAGCCACCTGGAGAGAAAGGCCTTGAGGGTGTCATGTACTATGTGGAAAAG TGTGTCTCAGGCACAGACACCTGGCAGAGGGTGAACACAGAGATCCCAGTCAAGTCTCCCCGGTTTGCGCTGTTTGATCTCGCCGAGGGGAAATCCTACAGCTTCCGTGTCCGCTGCTGCAACTCCGCCGGTGTCGGCGAGCCATCTGACCCAACTGAGGCCACCACTGTTGGTGACAAGCTAg ATATCCCATCTGCCCCAGGCAAAGTTATCCctaccagaaacacagacacatcagTCGTTGTGTCTTGGGAAGCGTCCCGTGATGCCAAAGAGTTGGTGGGTTACTACATCGAGGGGAGTGTTGTGGGCAGCAACGTGTGGGAGCCATGCAACAACAAGCCTGTAAATGCTACCAG GTTCATCTGCCACGGTCTGGTGACAGGAGAGAAATACGTGTTCAAGGTGAGGGCAGTGAATGCAGCAGGGCTCAGCCAGTTCTCCCAGGAGTCTGAGCCTGTGGAGGTGAAGGCTGCCATTG GGGGCGGCATCCCTCATGGTGTGTTGCTGGAGATGGGGCCGGGGGGTAACGTGGGCCAACTAACCAAGCACAGGCCACGCTGGACAAGCACGCATGAAACTGTCCAGTCCCCCTTTGACACTATGCAAAAGTGCAATAAAGCTCAGGCTGACACTGAAGCCAGAGAGAGGGCCGGGGCTGCTAGCTCAGGCCTCACAGAGCCCGAACCCATGGAGAGTAAAATCAAGGGGGGCAAAAGAGGCAGCTTTTCCTGGGCCCCTGATCTAGCAAAATACCTGGTCTCAGAGTCTGTGTCAGTCTCAGTTTCTGACTCGCTTACTGACATAGCCACAGCTGCACACTTAGACCCAGTCACTGCTGAGGTTCAGGATCAGGCTGTAGAGACAGTCAATGAGCCTGCGGCCCAACAGGCACGTAAGTTCTCTGTAGGTGCTTCTGCTAATTGGAAGAAAGCGAGGCCCAGGAGAGAGTCAGCAG cTTCCCCTACTCCACCCTATGGCATCACTGTGTTGGAGTGCGTGCGTGACGCGATGGTGCTGGCTTGGAAGCAGCCAACCTTCATCGGCGGTGCTGACATCACTGGCTACTTTGTGGATTACCGTGAGGTCATCGATGGCGTGCCGGGGAAGTGGCACGAGGCCAATATCAGGCCTGTCAGCGAGAGGGCCTACCGG GTGTCTGACCTGAAGGAGAACAGGAAGTATCAGTTCCAGGTGCGGGCAGCCAACATAGCAGGTGTCGGCATCCCGTCACTGCCCAGTGACACCTTCCTGTGTGAGGAGTGGACCATCGCCGTGCCAG GACCTCCTTATGACCTGCAGATAAGAGAGGTGCGAAGCGACTCTCTGGTCTTGCTGTGGAAACCACCCGTATACCAAGGCCGTGATCCGGTCAACGGGTTCTATGTCGACATCAAGGAAGCGGACGCACCAGAGGAAGCGTGGAGAGGAGTCAACAATAAGGCTACTGAGAAGATGTACCTCAAG ATTAAGAATCTGAAGGAAGGAGAGACGTTTTTGTTCCGTGTGCGTGCTCAGAATAAAGCCGGCGTTGGAAAAGCCTCAGACGTGTCAGAGCCGGTCCCAGCTGTGACCAAACCAG GCACCAAGGAGATAGTTGTGGACGTTGACGATGACGGTATCATCTCCCTGAACTTTGAATGCTGTGACATGACCCCCGACTCCAAATTTGTGTGGTCCAAGAATTACGAGGAAATAACAGACTCATCCCGCCTGACGATGGAGACCAAGGGAAACAA GTCCAAAGCTGTTTTCAACAGAATTGGGGAGGAGGACATTGGCGTTTACTCATGTCTTGTCACCCACACTGATGGTGCTTCATCCAGCTACACTCTCTCTGAGGAAG AGTTGAAGAGGCTGCTGGAGATCAGTCATGACCACAAATTCCCCA TTATTCCCCTGAAGTCAGAGTTGGCTGTGGAGCTGCTGGAAAAGGGAAAAGTTCGCTTTTGGCTGCAGGCGGCGCAGATGTCTGCTAACAGCAAAGTTGATTACGTCTTCAATGATAATCTTCTCTCTCAGGGGGAG AAATACAAGATGAACTTTGACAAGAACACTGGTGTGATTGAGATGGTCATGGAGTCTCTGACCCCGGCGGATGAGGGCACCTTCACCTTTCAGTTGCATGATGGGAAAGCTACCAACCAGTCCAGCTTGGTACTGATAGGAGACG TGTTCAAGGAGCTGCAGAAGGAATCGGAGTTCCAGAGGAAAGAATGGTTCAGAAAGCAAG GTCCTCACTTTATTGAGTATTTGGGTTACGAGGTGACACCAGAGTGCTGCGTTGTACTGAAATGCAAG GTCGGCAACATGAAGAAGGAGACCTCTGCGCTGTGGTACAAAGACGGACGCGAGATCAAAGCAGACGAGCATCTGGGCTTCACCGAGGGAGTGCTGAAACTGGAAATTGCTCAG ATTTCCAAGAAGGATTCTGGTGTGTATGAGGTTGTTCTGAAGGATGACAGAGGAAAGGACACTTCCACGTTGAATTTGACAGATCAAG GTTTCAAAGACTTGATGAATGAAGTTTTCAGTTTTATCG CCAATTCCTCTACTCCGTTGAAGATCACAAGCACAGATGAGGGCATCCGACTCTACACCTTCGTCAGCTACTATAACGATTTACTCCAAGTAACATGGCACTACAA GGATTCAGCCATTGCCTTCTCTGACCGTATAAAGAGCGGTGTAGTTGGAGAACAGCTGTGGCTGCAGATCACAGAGCCCACAGAGAAAGACATGGGCAAATATGCCATTGAGTTCAACGATGGAAAAGGTGGCCTGAGGAGGACTGTGGAGCTGTCCGGTCAAG ctTTTGACGACGCCTTTGCAGAATTCAACAGACTCAA AGCTGCTGCTATTGCAGAGAGAA ACCGTGCTCGGGTAGCAGGAGGCTTGCCTGATGTGGTCACTATACAGGAGGGCAAG GCCCTCAATCTTACCTGCAACATTTCGGGTGACCCCGTGCCAGAGGTCACCTGGCTGAAGAATGACAGGGAGATCACATCTGACGACCACTGCATCCTGAAGTTTGCATCGGGCAAGTTTGCCAGCTTCACCATCACCGCCGTGAACACGTCAGACTCTGGCAAGTACAGCATCCTGGTGAAGAACAAGTACGGCACGGAGAGCGGGGACTTCACC CTGGAGGTCACAGAAGGAACGCCTGACTTGGGGGTGACTTCATATTCGACTGATGCAGAAGGAAATGTGGTGTTTGGCCCAAACACCCCGAAGGAAAAGATGAAAACAACAGTCACTGGAACCAAAATGCAGAAGCAAAAGG AATCTGTAACTAAGACTTTTCCCGTGGAAAAGGTTGAAGACAACGAGGCGAGCAAAAGTAAGGAGTTTGAAGTGCAGAAAGTTGATGCTGCAGCAGAACCCAAAGCTTCAGATTCAGAACAAACAGTAGATGCAAAAGGACTGAACTGTCTTTGA
- the myom1b gene encoding myomesin-1 isoform X1, whose translation MNEDSLMHPPEFVIKPRSHTVWEKQCVRLHCTVSGWPDPRVIWYKNNVAIDPLANAGKYKLESRYNVHSLEINRCDFDDTAQYRVSAMNSKGELSAFASVVVKRFKGEFDESLPAPRRASTEDGPVSEYGITFQTHIVDKFGVSFGREGETMSLGCTVIIYPALHRYQPEIQWYRDDVLLSPSKWNHMHWSGDRATLTLTHLNKEDEGLYTLRVTTKSGYETYSAYVFVRDADAEVEGAPGAPLDVRCLDANKDYIIVTWKQPAIDGGNSILGYFVDRCEVGTTHWIQCNDTPVKFARFPVTGLVEGRSYTFRVRAVNKSGMSRPSRVSEPVAAMDPADRARMRGTSAPWTGQIIVTEEEPAEGIVPGRPLDLQITEATKNYVVLSWKPPGEKGLEGVMYYVEKCVSGTDTWQRVNTEIPVKSPRFALFDLAEGKSYSFRVRCCNSAGVGEPSDPTEATTVGDKLDIPSAPGKVIPTRNTDTSVVVSWEASRDAKELVGYYIEGSVVGSNVWEPCNNKPVNATRFICHGLVTGEKYVFKVRAVNAAGLSQFSQESEPVEVKAAIGGGIPHGVLLEMGPGGNVGQLTKHRPRWTSTHETVQSPFDTMQKCNKAQADTEARERAGAASSGLTEPEPMESKIKGGKRGSFSWAPDLAKYLVSESVSVSVSDSLTDIATAAHLDPVTAEVQDQAVETVNEPAAQQARKFSVGASANWKKARPRRESAASPTPPYGITVLECVRDAMVLAWKQPTFIGGADITGYFVDYREVIDGVPGKWHEANIRPVSERAYRVSDLKENRKYQFQVRAANIAGVGIPSLPSDTFLCEEWTIAVPGPPYDLQIREVRSDSLVLLWKPPVYQGRDPVNGFYVDIKEADAPEEAWRGVNNKATEKMYLKIKNLKEGETFLFRVRAQNKAGVGKASDVSEPVPAVTKPGTKEIVVDVDDDGIISLNFECCDMTPDSKFVWSKNYEEITDSSRLTMETKGNKSKAVFNRIGEEDIGVYSCLVTHTDGASSSYTLSEEELKRLLEISHDHKFPIIPLKSELAVELLEKGKVRFWLQAAQMSANSKVDYVFNDNLLSQGEKYKMNFDKNTGVIEMVMESLTPADEGTFTFQLHDGKATNQSSLVLIGDVFKELQKESEFQRKEWFRKQGPHFIEYLGYEVTPECCVVLKCKVGNMKKETSALWYKDGREIKADEHLGFTEGVLKLEIAQISKKDSGVYEVVLKDDRGKDTSTLNLTDQGFKDLMNEVFSFIANSSTPLKITSTDEGIRLYTFVSYYNDLLQVTWHYKDSAIAFSDRIKSGVVGEQLWLQITEPTEKDMGKYAIEFNDGKGGLRRTVELSGQAFDDAFAEFNRLKAAAIAERNRARVAGGLPDVVTIQEGKALNLTCNISGDPVPEVTWLKNDREITSDDHCILKFASGKFASFTITAVNTSDSGKYSILVKNKYGTESGDFTLEVTEGTPDLGVTSYSTDAEGNVVFGPNTPKEKMKTTVTGTKMQKQKESVTKTFPVEKVEDNEASKSKEFEVQKVDAAAEPKASDSEQTVDAKGLNCL comes from the exons ATGAACGAAGACAGCCTGATGCACCCCCCAGAGTTTGTGATTAAACCACGCTCCCACACTGTGTGGGAGAAGCAGTGCGTGCGGCTGCATTGCACTGTCAGTGGCTGGCCCGACCCACGGGTCATCTG GTACAAAAACAATGTGGCAATTGACCCTCTTGCCAACGCTGGCAAGTATAAACTTGAGAGCAGATACAACGTGCACTCACTGGAGATTAACAG ATGTGATTTTGATGACACAGCGCAATATCGTGTCTCTGCCATGAACTCCAAGGGAGAGCTGTCTGCATTCGCCTCCGTCGTTGTTAAGA GGTTCAAAGGTGAATTTGATGAATCCCTGCCAGCACCCAGAC GGGCCAGTACTGAAG ACGGCCCAGTGTCTGAGTACGGCATCACCTTCCAGACTCACATTGTTGATAAGTTTGGTGTATCGTTTGGAAGAGAGGGTGAGACCATGAGTCTGGGATGTACGGTCATCATTTACCCTGCCCTGCACCGCTACCAGCCAGAGATCCAGTGGTACAGAGACG ATGTTCTGCTGTCTCCTTCTAAATGGAACCACATGCACTGGAGTGGAGATCGAGCCACACTGACGCTCACACACCTCAACAAAGAGGACGAGGGGCTGTACACCCTGCGCGTCACCACCAAGTCTGGATATGAAACCTACTCAGCCTATGTCTTTGTCAGAG ATGCTGATGCTGAGGTTGAAGGAGCTCCCGGTGCCCCTCTGGATGTGCGCTGTCTTGATGCCAATAAAGATTACATTATTGTCACTTGGAAGCAGCCAGCGATCGATGGTGGCAACTCCATCTTGGGCTACTTTGTGGACAG ATGTGAGGTTGGAACCACACACTGGATCCAGTGCAATGACACTCCAGTTAAGTTTGCCCGTTTCCCCGTCACCGGCCTGGTGGAGGGCCGCTCCTACACCTTCCGTGTGCGTGCGGTCAACAAGAGCGGCATGAGCCGCCCGTCCCGAGTCTCTGAGCCAGTGGCTGCCATGGACCCGGCTGACCGTGCCCGCATGAGAG GTACTTCTGCCCCCTGGACCGGCCAAATCATTGTCACAGAGGAGGAGCCTGCAG AGGGCATTGTTCCTGGTAGACCTCTTGATCTGCAGATAACAGAGGCAACCAAGAACTATGTGGTGCTGAGCTGGAAGCCACCTGGAGAGAAAGGCCTTGAGGGTGTCATGTACTATGTGGAAAAG TGTGTCTCAGGCACAGACACCTGGCAGAGGGTGAACACAGAGATCCCAGTCAAGTCTCCCCGGTTTGCGCTGTTTGATCTCGCCGAGGGGAAATCCTACAGCTTCCGTGTCCGCTGCTGCAACTCCGCCGGTGTCGGCGAGCCATCTGACCCAACTGAGGCCACCACTGTTGGTGACAAGCTAg ATATCCCATCTGCCCCAGGCAAAGTTATCCctaccagaaacacagacacatcagTCGTTGTGTCTTGGGAAGCGTCCCGTGATGCCAAAGAGTTGGTGGGTTACTACATCGAGGGGAGTGTTGTGGGCAGCAACGTGTGGGAGCCATGCAACAACAAGCCTGTAAATGCTACCAG GTTCATCTGCCACGGTCTGGTGACAGGAGAGAAATACGTGTTCAAGGTGAGGGCAGTGAATGCAGCAGGGCTCAGCCAGTTCTCCCAGGAGTCTGAGCCTGTGGAGGTGAAGGCTGCCATTG GGGGCGGCATCCCTCATGGTGTGTTGCTGGAGATGGGGCCGGGGGGTAACGTGGGCCAACTAACCAAGCACAGGCCACGCTGGACAAGCACGCATGAAACTGTCCAGTCCCCCTTTGACACTATGCAAAAGTGCAATAAAGCTCAGGCTGACACTGAAGCCAGAGAGAGGGCCGGGGCTGCTAGCTCAGGCCTCACAGAGCCCGAACCCATGGAGAGTAAAATCAAGGGGGGCAAAAGAGGCAGCTTTTCCTGGGCCCCTGATCTAGCAAAATACCTGGTCTCAGAGTCTGTGTCAGTCTCAGTTTCTGACTCGCTTACTGACATAGCCACAGCTGCACACTTAGACCCAGTCACTGCTGAGGTTCAGGATCAGGCTGTAGAGACAGTCAATGAGCCTGCGGCCCAACAGGCACGTAAGTTCTCTGTAGGTGCTTCTGCTAATTGGAAGAAAGCGAGGCCCAGGAGAGAGTCAGCAG cTTCCCCTACTCCACCCTATGGCATCACTGTGTTGGAGTGCGTGCGTGACGCGATGGTGCTGGCTTGGAAGCAGCCAACCTTCATCGGCGGTGCTGACATCACTGGCTACTTTGTGGATTACCGTGAGGTCATCGATGGCGTGCCGGGGAAGTGGCACGAGGCCAATATCAGGCCTGTCAGCGAGAGGGCCTACCGG GTGTCTGACCTGAAGGAGAACAGGAAGTATCAGTTCCAGGTGCGGGCAGCCAACATAGCAGGTGTCGGCATCCCGTCACTGCCCAGTGACACCTTCCTGTGTGAGGAGTGGACCATCGCCGTGCCAG GACCTCCTTATGACCTGCAGATAAGAGAGGTGCGAAGCGACTCTCTGGTCTTGCTGTGGAAACCACCCGTATACCAAGGCCGTGATCCGGTCAACGGGTTCTATGTCGACATCAAGGAAGCGGACGCACCAGAGGAAGCGTGGAGAGGAGTCAACAATAAGGCTACTGAGAAGATGTACCTCAAG ATTAAGAATCTGAAGGAAGGAGAGACGTTTTTGTTCCGTGTGCGTGCTCAGAATAAAGCCGGCGTTGGAAAAGCCTCAGACGTGTCAGAGCCGGTCCCAGCTGTGACCAAACCAG GCACCAAGGAGATAGTTGTGGACGTTGACGATGACGGTATCATCTCCCTGAACTTTGAATGCTGTGACATGACCCCCGACTCCAAATTTGTGTGGTCCAAGAATTACGAGGAAATAACAGACTCATCCCGCCTGACGATGGAGACCAAGGGAAACAA GTCCAAAGCTGTTTTCAACAGAATTGGGGAGGAGGACATTGGCGTTTACTCATGTCTTGTCACCCACACTGATGGTGCTTCATCCAGCTACACTCTCTCTGAGGAAG AGTTGAAGAGGCTGCTGGAGATCAGTCATGACCACAAATTCCCCA TTATTCCCCTGAAGTCAGAGTTGGCTGTGGAGCTGCTGGAAAAGGGAAAAGTTCGCTTTTGGCTGCAGGCGGCGCAGATGTCTGCTAACAGCAAAGTTGATTACGTCTTCAATGATAATCTTCTCTCTCAGGGGGAG AAATACAAGATGAACTTTGACAAGAACACTGGTGTGATTGAGATGGTCATGGAGTCTCTGACCCCGGCGGATGAGGGCACCTTCACCTTTCAGTTGCATGATGGGAAAGCTACCAACCAGTCCAGCTTGGTACTGATAGGAGACG TGTTCAAGGAGCTGCAGAAGGAATCGGAGTTCCAGAGGAAAGAATGGTTCAGAAAGCAAG GTCCTCACTTTATTGAGTATTTGGGTTACGAGGTGACACCAGAGTGCTGCGTTGTACTGAAATGCAAG GTCGGCAACATGAAGAAGGAGACCTCTGCGCTGTGGTACAAAGACGGACGCGAGATCAAAGCAGACGAGCATCTGGGCTTCACCGAGGGAGTGCTGAAACTGGAAATTGCTCAG ATTTCCAAGAAGGATTCTGGTGTGTATGAGGTTGTTCTGAAGGATGACAGAGGAAAGGACACTTCCACGTTGAATTTGACAGATCAAG GTTTCAAAGACTTGATGAATGAAGTTTTCAGTTTTATCG CCAATTCCTCTACTCCGTTGAAGATCACAAGCACAGATGAGGGCATCCGACTCTACACCTTCGTCAGCTACTATAACGATTTACTCCAAGTAACATGGCACTACAA GGATTCAGCCATTGCCTTCTCTGACCGTATAAAGAGCGGTGTAGTTGGAGAACAGCTGTGGCTGCAGATCACAGAGCCCACAGAGAAAGACATGGGCAAATATGCCATTGAGTTCAACGATGGAAAAGGTGGCCTGAGGAGGACTGTGGAGCTGTCCGGTCAAG ctTTTGACGACGCCTTTGCAGAATTCAACAGACTCAA AGCTGCTGCTATTGCAGAGAGAA ACCGTGCTCGGGTAGCAGGAGGCTTGCCTGATGTGGTCACTATACAGGAGGGCAAG GCCCTCAATCTTACCTGCAACATTTCGGGTGACCCCGTGCCAGAGGTCACCTGGCTGAAGAATGACAGGGAGATCACATCTGACGACCACTGCATCCTGAAGTTTGCATCGGGCAAGTTTGCCAGCTTCACCATCACCGCCGTGAACACGTCAGACTCTGGCAAGTACAGCATCCTGGTGAAGAACAAGTACGGCACGGAGAGCGGGGACTTCACC CTGGAGGTCACAGAAGGAACGCCTGACTTGGGGGTGACTTCATATTCGACTGATGCAGAAGGAAATGTGGTGTTTGGCCCAAACACCCCGAAGGAAAAGATGAAAACAACAGTCACTGGAACCAAAATGCAGAAGCAAAAGG AATCTGTAACTAAGACTTTTCCCGTGGAAAAGGTTGAAGACAACGAGGCGAGCAAAAGTAAGGAGTTTGAAGTGCAGAAAGTTGATGCTGCAGCAGAACCCAAAGCTTCAGATTCAGAACAAACAGTAGATGCAAAAGGACTGAACTGTCTTTGA